A part of Peromyscus maniculatus bairdii isolate BWxNUB_F1_BW_parent chromosome 10, HU_Pman_BW_mat_3.1, whole genome shotgun sequence genomic DNA contains:
- the LOC121820977 gene encoding uncharacterized protein LOC121820977: MMPSCEYKQLRRKGYRSTKGKVAAAMTRKTLTAKDGTLYSQDFIQEACVEDTSATPGSHSRYYSPANVHKPDVISLCLSLITDVGTQPSQYHSSLIHQKHAEWQMDFPKREMSCVQ, translated from the exons ATGATGCCGAGCTGTGAATACAAGCAGCTGAGAAGAAAGGGATATAGATCAACAAAAGGCAAGGTGGCCGCAGCGATGACCCGAAAAACCTTGACTGCCAAGGATG GCACGCTCTACAGTCAAGACTTCATTCAAGAGGCCTGCGTAGAGGACACCTCAGCCACACCAGGTTCTCactccag ATATTACTCACCAGCCAATGTCCACAAGCCTGATGTGATCTCACTGTGTCTTTCCCTGATAACAGATGTGGGAACACAGCCTTCTCAATACCATAGCTCACTAATCCACCAGAAACATGCAGAATGGCAGATGGACTTTCCAAAGAGAGAAATGAGTTGTGTTCAATGA